Below is a window of Oscillospiraceae bacterium DNA.
TTGCGGACGAGCATATCATATACGGACATTATCGCGCCGTAATGGTCGCCTCTTTCGCGAAAGCCGGATTTTCTTGCCGCGACGAAGTCGCTGTCGCCAACGCTGGAGGCATAATTATTCGCAGTGAACTGAGACCAGACAAGCGCGATGCGCGCGCAGGTCTTTGAGGCGGCAAAAACATCGGAATTGGATAGTACGAATTTATTCATTGCGCGCGCCGCCAGACAGGATTCCGTATTTTTAAATTCGGAAGGCGAGAAATGCACTCCGTACCAAATATTCGATCCGTTGGCATAGCTCTGCGCGTATGTAAGCGTCGTTTCGGCCGGTGTGTGCAGGTAATATGCTATACCGGAATGGTTTCCTGAGAAGAAGCATACGGTCGTCTTGCCGTTTGCGAGCGTCTCGAGATATTTCGCTTTGCTGCTTACATGCCAAAGCCCGAGCCCCATAGACGCGGAGTGAAATCCGCCTTCCGCTCCGAGTATATCGACATACGGATAAACCTTTCTGGTATTGTTCCCTGTTATATCGGCTCTGAGCGCGGAATTATTTAAATAAAGCAATATGTCGGGATTTATTCTCTTTACGGTCTCATATGCTTCTTTAATATGCTGGGTCACGCTGTCAACGCGCATGGTCTGAAGCTCTATGCGCGTGGCCTCGTATATCGAATGTCCGAATTTTTTCTCAAAGTCGGCGCGGCATACGTCGCAATAGCATCCGTTCTCACGCATGACGGGACCGTCGAGAAAAACGCCGTCGATATCGTGATGGCAGAGAGCATCAAGCTCCTTAATAAAATTTTTATGCCAGTCGCCGTTCGGATTTATGCACACGAGGTTGTATATCGAATACGCGGGCATGCGATTTCCTTCCTTGGTCAGCTGACACCAGTCCGGATGCTCAGCAGCAATCTTATCGCTCATGCAGTGAGTATTATAATAACATATTTCATGAATGCCATGCGATCGTGATTTTTTTAAATATTTGTCTAGGATTTCGGCATGCTCTGATTCTTTGTAATATGCCATATGTCCGTTATTTGCGAGAAGATGAAGCAGCTGCTCGGTATTAAAGCCGTATTTCGCGACATATTCATCGAGCACCCATTCGTCGTCATCTCCGAGGCTGCACTGGACAGCGCTGATTGTAAGAGGCTGCTTTTCCCACCATTTCATAGTAATATTTCTCCTTTTATATCTGCCGATTCCGGCCGAATTTAGTCTTCATTGTCTGCGGTGAAATGATTACACTTTTTGGTTTATCTGCTATGCTTTATTAAAACGGCAATTAAATAAGTCTTGTCTTATAAGAGATAAAAGTCCATATACAAGAGCCTTTTCTCTCTTTTAGCGGTAATTATTTAATTGCCGAGTTAATAATATATATTTCCTTTGCCTTTTCGTATGCCGAATTCCATTCTATATGTGATTCCGGATAATACTCCTTAATCGGTTCGGACCGCGCGATGACTCCGCGAGCCTCTGTGAGCGAGGATATTTTCCCGAGTGCGATAAGCTGTATCACGGTATTTCCGTACACGGTTGCCTCCGTTGGGCCGGATAGCACCGGTATCCCGCATGCCGAGGCGGTCATGGCGCATAAAAGCGTATCTTTCGTTCCTCCGCCGACGACATAAAGCTTTTCAAAGCGTTTGCCTGTACAGCTTTCGAGGTTTTCAAGAACATATCTGTATTTCAAAGCAAGGCTTTCATAAATACAGCGCATGATATCGCCGGTTGTTTCCGGAATGTGTTGTCCTGTCCGGCTGCAGAATTCTCTGACGCGTCCAGGTATGTCTCCGGGAGTGGCAAAGGCAGGATCATCGGGATCAATAAACGATACAAACGGCTCGGCCTTCAGCGCGAGATTCTCAAGCTGTGAATATGAGTATTCGCTTCCTTCACGCCGCCATGCCCTCCTGCTTTCCTGAATTAGCCAAAGCCCTGTCACGTTCTTTAAAAAATTTACGGTCCCGCAGGCGCTAAGCTCGTTGGTGAAGTTATACGCCAGCGTCGTTTCGTTTATAAGAGGAGCGACAAGTTCCGTTCCGATTAATGACCATGTGCCGCTGCTTATATACGCAAAACCGGATTCTGCCGCCGGAACGGATATTACCGCGCTTTGAGTGTCATGGGCCGCGACGGAAATCACTTTTATTTTTTTGCCTTTCAGACCGACCTCGGCGGCGACATCGTCCGAAATACCGCCCAAAATAAACCCGCAATCCGTGACGGGAGGAAAGAGCTCAGCGGAAATGCCCAGAGCATTTAGAATTTCGGGCGAATATTCTTTTTTATTCGCGTCCAGCAGCTGAGTCGTGGAAGCCATTGAAAGCTCAGTATTCATAATACCCGTCAAAAAATAATTAAAAAGATCCGGTATCAGAAGCAGCCTTTTTGCTCTTGAAATCAACGCCGGTCGCTTTTTAACAAGTGCGAAAAGCTGATATATTGTGTTTATTTCCATGAACTGAATTCCCGTCAGCTCATAGATTTTCTCACGCGTGATTATTTTAAAGAGCTCGTCCTTCATTCCGGAAGTACGTCGGTCGCGGTAATGGACCGGGTTCTCAAGCATGCGTCCGTCTTCGCCGATTAGACCGAAATCAACCCCCCACGTATCAATACCGAGTGAATCCGTTTCGATGCCGGAAGAGGCAAGCTTCATAAGCCCCTGTTTTATCTCGAAAATCTGTCTGGGTGTATCCCAGAAAAGAGTATCACCGAGCTGGACCGGATCGTTTGAAAACCTGTGAATCTCATTGAGGACGATCTTCTCTCCGTCAAATTCCGCGACGACCGCGCGTCCGCTCGACGCTCCGAAATC
It encodes the following:
- a CDS encoding alpha-amylase family protein translates to MKWWEKQPLTISAVQCSLGDDDEWVLDEYVAKYGFNTEQLLHLLANNGHMAYYKESEHAEILDKYLKKSRSHGIHEICYYNTHCMSDKIAAEHPDWCQLTKEGNRMPAYSIYNLVCINPNGDWHKNFIKELDALCHHDIDGVFLDGPVMRENGCYCDVCRADFEKKFGHSIYEATRIELQTMRVDSVTQHIKEAYETVKRINPDILLYLNNSALRADITGNNTRKVYPYVDILGAEGGFHSASMGLGLWHVSSKAKYLETLANGKTTVCFFSGNHSGIAYYLHTPAETTLTYAQSYANGSNIWYGVHFSPSEFKNTESCLAARAMNKFVLSNSDVFAASKTCARIALVWSQFTANNYASSVGDSDFVAARKSGFRERGDHYGAIMSVYDMLVRKHVQFDIIDDVSLVDGTLSKYEAVILPEVACLTDDGAEAIKKFVSDGGKLLANFDAGMYNEDGSFASTPKLAEVLGLCGTPKLVSSPSVGNAYAISTGSHPITDALSFPRIPGNILTLEWNTLPDTKVLMKVMHPMPSTYAIIPEDGYYPFLCEHKYGSGCAYYICGNYAETVNGRNMTDYANLVNAFADYTAKPVVESDEPGLYETVLRRQENSDRFILHAVNLTGAMYRPLEKLVPLNNVRFSLTLDGFGIKTDGREFKLRTLRGGNILGKRTESGKLTFVLDKLDDYEVIVIE
- a CDS encoding rhamnulokinase family protein — protein: MKTVKVLAFDFGASSGRAVVAEFDGEKIVLNEIHRFSNDPVQLGDTLFWDTPRQIFEIKQGLMKLASSGIETDSLGIDTWGVDFGLIGEDGRMLENPVHYRDRRTSGMKDELFKIITREKIYELTGIQFMEINTIYQLFALVKKRPALISRAKRLLLIPDLFNYFLTGIMNTELSMASTTQLLDANKKEYSPEILNALGISAELFPPVTDCGFILGGISDDVAAEVGLKGKKIKVISVAAHDTQSAVISVPAAESGFAYISSGTWSLIGTELVAPLINETTLAYNFTNELSACGTVNFLKNVTGLWLIQESRRAWRREGSEYSYSQLENLALKAEPFVSFIDPDDPAFATPGDIPGRVREFCSRTGQHIPETTGDIMRCIYESLALKYRYVLENLESCTGKRFEKLYVVGGGTKDTLLCAMTASACGIPVLSGPTEATVYGNTVIQLIALGKISSLTEARGVIARSEPIKEYYPESHIEWNSAYEKAKEIYIINSAIK